A genome region from Apium graveolens cultivar Ventura unplaced genomic scaffold, ASM990537v1 ctg5281, whole genome shotgun sequence includes the following:
- the LOC141702558 gene encoding two-component response regulator ARR12-like, which yields MSGDREASNLCEGSQSGASLFVVKPITTEDMKSIWDFVNQWKKNLAKGKNLVSDDSSAKDNEDDTGNKLYEKKSKRKLQITDNEDHNHGKNRVLKDKAFLTKKNKLNWTPFLHDKFVRAVQHLGPQGSIPRNIVTVMNVPGLRREQVASHLQVSSSPLFSPFLLCDENF from the exons ATGTCAGGTGACAGAGAAGCTAGTAATCTATGCGAGGGAAGTCAGAGTGGAGCTTCCCTTTTCGTAGTTAAGCCCATTACTACAGAAGACATGAAATCAATATGGGATTTTGTGAACCAATGGAAAAAGAATCTAGCTAAAGGGAAAAACTTAGTATCTGATGATAGTTCTGCTAAGGACAATGAAGATGACACTGGTAATAAGttatatgaaaagaaatcgaagcGAAAGCTTCAGATAACTGATAATGAAGATCATAATCATGGCAAAAACAGAGTTCTGAAAGACAAAGCTTTTCTAACAAAAAAGAACAAGCTTAATTGGACACCTTTTCTCCATGACAAGTTTGTAAGAGCTGTGCAGCATCTAGGGCCTCAAG GATCTATTCCGAGGAACATTGTTACCGTAATGAATGTGCCTGGACTGAGGAGGGAACAAGTAGCCAGTCACTTGCAAGTTAGTTCCTCCCCCCTCTTTTCTCCTTTTCTTCTGTGTGACGAGAATTTCTAA